In the genome of Segatella copri, one region contains:
- a CDS encoding bifunctional riboflavin kinase/FAD synthetase encodes MNTIHYNDTVQLPPCVATIGFFDGVHRGHQFLIHHLVETARKDGLQSTVITFDAHPRKVLQADYQPEMLSTLDSKLLLLSKTEVDNAVVLHFDKAMAAMSAREFMQQVLHDHLNVRKLFIGYDHRFGHNREETFEDYVRYGKEMGIEVIRNEAFQIDGINISSSVIRSLLKEGEVEMAAQCLGFPYTIIGKVVNGFHEGRKLGFPTANLDISHFGQMIPAPGVYAVKVRLENSVVWKRGMMNVGNRPTFNGKQITLETHIFNFDGDIYDQLLLVGFMKRIRGERKFDGPEELAAQLKVDEQTVLDLFEKEAE; translated from the coding sequence ATGAATACAATACATTATAACGATACCGTGCAGTTGCCGCCATGTGTGGCAACCATTGGTTTCTTCGACGGGGTGCATCGTGGACATCAGTTCCTGATTCATCATCTCGTAGAGACAGCACGAAAGGATGGCTTGCAATCCACCGTCATCACCTTCGATGCGCATCCCCGCAAGGTTTTGCAGGCGGATTATCAGCCAGAGATGCTGAGTACGCTCGATTCCAAGCTACTGCTGCTTTCGAAGACGGAAGTGGATAATGCCGTGGTGCTGCATTTCGACAAGGCGATGGCTGCGATGTCGGCAAGAGAGTTTATGCAGCAGGTGCTCCACGACCATCTCAACGTAAGGAAACTCTTCATCGGCTACGATCATCGCTTCGGTCACAACCGCGAGGAGACTTTCGAAGATTACGTGCGCTATGGCAAGGAGATGGGCATCGAGGTAATCAGGAACGAAGCCTTCCAGATAGATGGCATCAACATCTCTTCTTCCGTGATCCGCTCTTTGCTGAAAGAGGGAGAAGTGGAGATGGCAGCCCAGTGCCTCGGTTTTCCTTATACCATCATCGGAAAGGTGGTGAACGGATTCCATGAAGGCAGAAAGCTCGGTTTCCCTACAGCCAATCTTGACATCTCGCACTTCGGACAGATGATTCCTGCCCCTGGCGTCTATGCTGTAAAGGTGAGACTGGAGAACTCGGTGGTATGGAAACGGGGAATGATGAACGTGGGCAACCGTCCAACCTTCAATGGCAAGCAGATAACGCTGGAGACGCATATCTTCAATTTCGATGGCGACATCTACGACCAGCTCCTGCTCGTAGGCTTCATGAAGCGGATAAGGGGCGAACGGAAGTTTGACGGTCCCGAGGAGTTGGCGGCGCAACTGAAGGTGGATGAGCAGACCGTGCTGGATCTCTTCGAAAAGGAAGCGGAATGA
- a CDS encoding CPBP family intramembrane glutamic endopeptidase — MAKINLKRGLTDVVLYLIIFIVVQIIMMYAGAGIWAGIKGEGYQATLLAANTGGNAILTALVSVFSSVITLIIFLKTKWTPLTRGYLLSKPWGTLLWVVLFSLGTIIPLSFLYEQLCIEMDENTQQIITSMMKEPWGYVAVGILAPLAEEVVFRGAILRTLLGIMSKKNHWVAIIISAALFGLAHFNAAQFINALLMGLLLGWMYYRTGSLVPGILLHWINNTMAYVLTNIMPQSDGKLIDLFHGDEKTVYYAVGFSLCIMIPSFIQMIIRLKKAKA; from the coding sequence ATGGCAAAGATTAATTTAAAGAGAGGTTTGACGGATGTAGTCCTCTACCTTATTATATTTATAGTAGTACAAATCATCATGATGTATGCCGGTGCAGGAATCTGGGCAGGCATCAAGGGTGAAGGTTATCAGGCAACGCTTCTGGCTGCAAATACGGGCGGTAACGCCATTCTTACGGCGCTTGTTTCGGTGTTCAGCAGTGTCATCACCCTCATCATCTTCCTGAAGACGAAGTGGACGCCGCTTACCCGCGGTTATCTGCTTTCCAAGCCTTGGGGCACGCTTCTCTGGGTGGTATTGTTCTCCCTGGGAACCATCATCCCCCTGTCGTTCCTCTATGAGCAGCTGTGCATTGAGATGGATGAGAATACTCAGCAGATAATCACCTCGATGATGAAGGAGCCTTGGGGCTATGTGGCAGTCGGCATTCTGGCGCCTCTTGCCGAAGAGGTAGTATTCCGTGGAGCCATCCTTCGCACCCTGCTGGGCATCATGAGCAAGAAGAACCATTGGGTAGCCATCATCATCTCTGCAGCGTTGTTTGGTTTGGCTCATTTTAACGCGGCACAGTTTATCAATGCCCTTCTGATGGGCTTGCTTCTGGGATGGATGTATTATCGCACCGGCAGTCTTGTTCCGGGCATCCTGCTCCACTGGATAAATAATACGATGGCGTATGTACTTACCAATATCATGCCGCAGAGCGACGGCAAGCTCATCGACCTTTTCCATGGCGATGAGAAGACTGTATATTACGCCGTAGGCTTCTCTCTCTGCATCATGATTCCAAGCTTTATACAGATGATTATCAGATTAAAGAAAGCAAAGGCATAA
- a CDS encoding glycosyl hydrolase family 28 protein: MSLLNRTFMILALGLASLTSVAKDRLVVSKAPAGIELKNDFKVQARTSGGEWQDIDTYAFKVDRVADAKHNVEVTSVAKFEFEGKVEIQVKSIAQDIKSFKVRPNSYGIEAKQEGNTLTFSLDRPRYLSVEINGNIYQNLQIFADNILEKPKVKKKKDLMYFGPGVHDFKGDSIHIASGKTVFIDNGAVIKGWLSTYGSRDVKILGHGIVMPGHHEGIMVRYSKNVYIDGPLTTQLPIGGSDSVTVKNAKVMSWYGWGDGFNIFASNNIYQEHLFARTSDDCSTIYCTRKNYHGGCKNITIKDFVMWADVAHPIMIGLHSETPENEDIINVLYDNIDILEHAENQIDYQGCIGINNGDNILVKGVTFQNFRIDNIRKGMLFNMRVCFNKKYCSAPGRGIEDITLRNIAYTGEAPNMGIIAGYDESRKVKNIRFENFTINGKVISDDMPGKPKWYKTADMANIYVNDHVDNITFSK; the protein is encoded by the coding sequence ATGTCTCTATTGAATAGAACATTCATGATACTCGCCTTGGGACTTGCATCCCTCACTTCTGTTGCCAAGGATAGACTGGTGGTAAGCAAGGCTCCGGCAGGCATAGAACTGAAAAATGACTTTAAAGTACAAGCCCGCACCAGTGGCGGCGAATGGCAGGACATCGATACCTACGCCTTCAAGGTGGATAGAGTGGCTGATGCCAAGCACAATGTAGAGGTCACATCCGTAGCTAAGTTTGAATTCGAAGGTAAAGTTGAAATACAGGTAAAGAGCATTGCTCAGGATATCAAGAGTTTCAAGGTTCGTCCTAACTCCTATGGAATTGAGGCTAAGCAAGAGGGCAATACATTGACATTCTCTCTCGACCGCCCTCGCTACCTCTCCGTAGAAATCAACGGCAACATCTACCAGAATCTCCAAATCTTCGCAGACAACATTTTAGAAAAACCTAAGGTAAAAAAGAAAAAAGATCTGATGTATTTCGGCCCAGGCGTTCACGATTTCAAGGGCGATTCTATTCACATTGCATCAGGCAAGACAGTTTTCATAGATAACGGAGCCGTCATCAAGGGTTGGCTATCCACCTACGGCTCAAGAGATGTCAAGATTCTCGGTCATGGCATCGTGATGCCAGGACACCACGAGGGTATTATGGTGAGATACAGCAAGAACGTCTATATCGACGGTCCTCTCACCACCCAGTTGCCTATCGGCGGCAGCGATTCCGTAACCGTAAAGAATGCCAAGGTGATGAGTTGGTATGGCTGGGGCGATGGTTTCAACATCTTTGCCAGCAACAACATCTACCAGGAACATCTCTTTGCACGTACCAGCGACGACTGCTCCACCATCTACTGCACCCGCAAGAACTATCATGGCGGTTGCAAGAACATCACCATCAAGGATTTCGTCATGTGGGCAGACGTGGCGCATCCTATCATGATAGGCTTGCACAGCGAGACTCCAGAGAACGAAGACATCATCAACGTGCTCTACGATAACATCGACATCCTGGAGCATGCCGAGAACCAGATAGACTATCAGGGCTGCATCGGCATCAACAATGGCGACAACATCCTGGTAAAGGGTGTCACCTTCCAGAACTTCCGCATCGACAATATCCGCAAGGGTATGCTCTTCAACATGCGCGTATGCTTCAACAAAAAGTACTGTTCTGCTCCAGGCAGAGGCATCGAGGATATTACCCTGCGCAACATCGCCTATACCGGAGAAGCTCCCAACATGGGCATCATCGCCGGTTACGACGAGAGCCGCAAGGTGAAGAACATCCGTTTCGAGAACTTCACCATCAACGGCAAGGTGATTTCGGATGACATGCCAGGAAAGCCAAAATGGTACAAGACTGCAGATATGGCGAATATCTACGTAAACGACCACGTGGATAACATTACATTCAGCAAATAA